One genomic region from Drosophila busckii strain San Diego stock center, stock number 13000-0081.31 chromosome 3R, ASM1175060v1, whole genome shotgun sequence encodes:
- the LOC108603252 gene encoding ubiquitin-like protein 4A, protein MKITIKVLKGKDCTLEVSPKTTILEVKEQIDAALQIPITNQKLLLLGRPLNNEQTIESYPSIKDGTKLNLIVMKPGLRDCIHRAFRKYYNEAQSERLTNEFMTDFEAKLKEQSLDDLERFADSTL, encoded by the exons ATGAAAATTACTATAAAGGTGCTCAAGGGCAAGGACTGCACCTTAGAG GTGTCTCCCAAAACCACAATTCTGGAGGTAAAGGAACAAATAGATGCCGCTCTCCAGATACCAATTACAAATCAGAAACTATTGCTTCTGGGACGCCCGCTTAACAATGAACAGACAATTGAATCATATCCTAGCATCAAAGATGGCACAAAACTAAATCTAATCGTCATGAAACCTGGTCTGCGCGACTGCATCCATCGCGCGTTCCGCAAATACTACAATGAAGCACAATCAGAACGGCTGACAAACGAATTCATGACAGACTTTGAGGCCAAACTCAAAGAGCAGAGCTTAGACGATTTGGAGCGGTTTGCCGACAGCAcgctttag
- the LOC108603250 gene encoding peroxiredoxin-5, mitochondrial: MQSCNFLRGVVNFASTLPNVRSFSRTLGAMVKVGDKLPSVDLFEDSPANKINSAELVNGKKVIIFGVPGAFTPGCSKTHLPGYVSTADALKAEQGVDEIVCVSVNDPFVMSAWGKEHGAGGKVRMLADPAAAFAKALDVSLDLPPLGGVRSKRFSMVIENGEVKELNVEPDGTGLSCSLANNIGKK, encoded by the exons ATGCAGTCGTGCAATTTTCTAAGAGGAGTTGTAAATTTTGCATCAACGCTTCCAAACGTGCGATCATTTTCCCGGACACTTGGAGCCATGGTTAAG GTTGGAGATAAACTTCCATCAGTCGATCTTTTCGAGGATTCGCCTGCCAATAAAATCAACTCTGCCGAGCTTGTAAATGGCAAGAAGGTGATAATTTTCGGTGTACCCGGTGCCTTCACACCAGGCTGCTCAAAG ACGCACTTGCCTGGTTATGTTAGCACTGCAGATGCTTTGAAAGCTGAGCAGGGAGTGGATGAAATCGTTTGCGTCTCCGTCAACGATCCATTTGTGATGTCTGCCTGGGGCAAGGAACACGGCGCTGGCGGCAAGGTGCGCATGCTTGCTGATccagctgctgcctttgctaaGGCTTTAGATGTAAGCCTTGATCTTCCACCGCTGGGCGGTGTGCGTTCTAAGCGCTTCTCCATGGTCATAGAAAATGGCGAGGTCAAGGAGCTAAATGTGGAGCCTGATGGCACTGGACTCAGTTGCTCGCTGGCCAACAACATTGGCAAGAAGTAG
- the LOC108603251 gene encoding nuclear cap-binding protein subunit 2: MSSSVELSSYRDQHFKGSRSEQERSLRDSCTLYVGNLSFYTTEEQIHELFGRCGDVRIIIMGLDKYKKTPCGFCFVEYYTRDEAEAAMRFVNGTRLDDRLIRVDWDAGFIEGRQYGRGKTGGQVRDEYRTDYDAGRGGYGKLLSQKIAPNTDNR, encoded by the exons ATGAGCAGTTCAGTAGAATTAAGCTCCTACCGCGATCAGCACTTTAAG GGTTCGCGCTCAGAGCAAGAAAGATCTCTACGCGACTCCTGTACACTCTATGTGGGCAATTTATCCTTTTACACCACTGAGGAGCAAATACACGAATTATTCGGACGCTGCGGCGATGTTCGCATAATTATAATGGGCttagataaatataaaaagacgCCATGTGGCTTCTGCTTTGTGGAGTACTATACACGCGACGAGGCTGAAGCCGCCATGAG ATTTGTAAATGGCACACGACTAGACGATAGACTGATACGTGTGGATTGGGATGCAGGCTTTATTGAGGGGCGCCAGTATGGACGCGGTAAAACTGGCGGCCAGGTGCGCGATGAATATCGCACAGACTATGATGCCGGTCGAGGTGGTTATGGCAAGTTGCTATCGCAAAAGATTGCACCTAATACCGATAACCGTTAG
- the LOC108601941 gene encoding protein TAPT1 homolog: protein MLNTHNKRQLRFRGDLSANTSRIEEVHNEDSIKLHKSKAKQATVQDDVAVASTPTTTSATATATQQRLPNTGSESSTFYDFFKVELTRGYMLEHDEERYSARRQKIYSFMRIPRDLERFMVYGIMQCADSFLYIHTFLPVRFVLAVWSLITRTVARICRLRSSGQRLLSPAEICDLLKGAIWITVTLIMLLVDTNRVYHIIKSQSIIKLYIFYNMLEVGDRLLSAFGQDTIDALFWTATEPKNSKREHFGVLTHVLFTLIYVLLHSGLIMFQATCLNVAVNSKNKGLLTIMISNNFVELKGSVFKKFDKNNLFQLTCSDVRERFHLSVLLFIVMIQTMKEFDWCFTQFCVMLPDCFAVLFTEILIDWVKHAFITRFNELPESIYREYTTSLAYDMTQTRQKHAFSDHSDLVARRMGFIPFPLAVVLIKAIYTAVSFDNLAAWLLFLLAYLFALGLRICLTICALGKACKLMKEHQTERNSSTPSSMTNMPFSSNTTATTHLNNNNNNINSSNLAAAAKTTIASPLEQSLNFSRATSTSTPKKAASEQELDVTKSLELGATALFSNSDVDLDDVCLNEQVTNVNATSNAQDMYQDEELARSEPDLLQLSEAGNSAGGGELSAKALQERYKSGGLPKRTHKRSESEPFIGTQSLSDKPMGAGSGNGT from the exons atgcttaatacACATAATAAAAGACAACTGCGATTTCGCGGTGATCTCAGTGCCAATACCAGTCGCATTGAGGAGGTACATAATGAAGATTCTATTAAActacacaaaagcaaagcaaaacaggCAACAGTGCAGGATGACGTTGCCGTTGCatcaacaccaacaacaacatcagccacagcgacagcaacacagcagcgTCTACCAAATA CCGGCTCAGAGTCCAGTACGTTTTATGATTTCTTCAAAGTGGAGCTCACTCGTGGCTATATGCTGGAGCACGATGAAGAGCGCTACTCGGCGCGCCGTCAAAAGATCTACAGTTTTATGCGCATACCGCGCGATCTGGAACGCTTTATGGTCTACGGCATAATGCAGTGCGCCGATTCctttctatatatacacacattttTGCCGGTGCGCTTTGTGCTCGCTGTTTGGTCGCTGATAACGCGCACAGTGGCACGCATTTGTCGCTTGCGCAGCAGTGGACAACGCTTGCTTTCACCAGCAGAGATCTGTGATCTGCTCAAGGGTGCCATTTGGATAACAGTAACATTGATAATGCTGCTGGTGGACACCAATCGTGTTTATCATATAATCAAATCGCAATCTATTATTAaactctatatattttataatatgctGGAGGTGGGCGATCGTCTGCTATCCGCTTTTGGACAGGATACCATCGATGCACTTTTTTGGACAGCAACAGAGCCAAAGAATTCCAAGCGTGAACACTTTGGCGTGCTCACTCACGTACTCTTTACGCTTATCTACGTGCTATTGCACAGTGGGCTTATAATGTTTCAG GCCACCTGCCTTAATGTTGCTGTCAACTCCAAGAACAAAGGCTTGCTCACTATAATGATATCCAACAACTTTGTCGAGCTCAAGGGTTCGGTGTTTAAAAAGTTTGACAAGAACAATCTATTCCAATTGACCTGCAGCGATGTGCGTGAACGCTTCCATTTATCCgtgctgctgtttattgttATGATACAGACCATGAAGGAGTTTGACTGGTGCTTTACACAATTCTGCGTCATGTTGCCGGATTGCTTTGCCGTGCTCTTCACCGAAATACTCATCGATTGGGTGAAGCATGCGTTTATAACAAGATTCAATGAGCTGCCCGAAAGCATCTATCGCGAGTATACAACAAGCCTGGCCTACGATATGACGCAGACTAGACAGAAGCATGCATTTTCGGATCATTCGGACTTGGTGGCGCGTCGCATGGGCTTTATACCATTTCCGCTAGCGGTGGTGCTCATCAAGGCAATATATACAGCGGTATCATTTGATAATCTAGCTGCCTGGCTGCTGTTTCTGCTGGCCTATCTCTTTGCCTTGGGCTTGCGCATTTGCTTGACCATCTGTGCCTTGGGCAAGGCGTGTAAGCTAATGAAGGAGCATCAAACGGAGCGCAACAGCTCAACGCCCAGCAGCATGACCAATATGCCTTTCTCAAGCAACACAACTGCAACCACAcatttgaacaacaacaacaataacataaatagcagcaatcttgcggctgctgccaaaaCCACAATTGCCTCGCCTTTGGAGCAAAGTCTAAACTTTTCCAGAGCCACATCCACGTCAACGCCTAAGAAAGCCGCAAGCGAGCAAGAGCTGGATGTCACAAAATCTTTAGAACTCGGCGCCACGGCGCTATTTTCCAACAGCGATGTCGATCTCGATGATGTGTGCCTTAATGAGCAAGTGACCAATGTAAATGCAACTTCCAATGCACAAGATATGTATCAGGATGAGGAGCTGGCACGCAGCGAACCggatttgctgcagctgagcgaGGCAGGCAActctgctggcggcggcgaaCTCAGCGCCAAGGCATTGCAGGAGCGCTACAAGAGCGGTGGACTGCCCAAGCGCACGCATAAACGTTCCGAATCAGAGCCTTTCATTGGCACACAGAGTCTGAGTGATAAGCCCATGGGCGctggcagtggcaatggcaCGTAG
- the LOC108602430 gene encoding uncharacterized protein LOC108602430, with protein MRPVFYIFTITEVVLTLVIIHYNMMGFYSQPIDRLPIHTQARMLFYTISTYVFCILASFDAINMCTGQKTLLIMSILRTFFGAVMLLIISLMTLEDAEGEYHLFHMIAETNPIGPEKPVHPFFLYQRGQAFWALACSMLHMLHSLTGLDVLLSNPYAKNDDDEVVYEYKDFEPVRLYLLGESTHEYLWRYRWFRSLCQDETIAI; from the coding sequence atgcgtccagtcttttatatatttacaataacCGAAGTGGTGCTCACATTGGTAATCATACACTACAACATGATGGGATTCTACTCGCAGCCCATAGATCGCCTGCCAATTCACACGCAGGCAAGAATGCTGTTCTATACTATATCGACCTATGTATTTTGCATACTGGCCTCCTTCGATGCCATCAACATGTGCACGGGACAGAAGACATTGCTAATCATGTCCATACTGCGCACTTTCTTTGGCGCCGTAATGTTGTTGATAATATCGCTGATGACGCTGGAGGATGCTGAGGGCGAGTATCATTTGTTTCACATGATAGCGGAGACGAATCCGATAGGACCGGAGAAGCCAGTGCATCCGTTTTTTCTCTATCAACGTGGCCAAGCGTTCTGGGCGCTTGCCtgcagcatgttgcatatGTTGCACTCACTTACGGGCCTGGATGTGCTGCTTTCGAATCCGTATGCTAAGAACGATGACGACGAAGTTGTCTACGAGTATAAGGACTTTGAGCCAGTGCGTCTGTACCTGCTGGGTGAAAGCACACATGAGTATTTGTGGCGCTATCGCTGGTTTCGCAGTCTCTGCCAGGATGAAACAATAGCtatttga
- the LOC108602248 gene encoding uncharacterized protein LOC108602248: MSRYAVNREAKKSLGWSSMRVDKDAQDLIRGVLDKLSLEEQVEVRRNSEELRETLVSLWRENCKHLDLQALQSQLLDQSLKQFMRRMRRHFRSVSLQGAQLQEQLNLLDRCGIKELPNVRQCCIAWSSSNRALSNVTQWPLHALPKLLSRLRSLELELPLQVKFVEQFTELKHLTLHASVNEHILGSIFTGCKCLTRLKLLGEQYESIAGIADCKQLRQLTLPVASFNASSAFEILELPQLQALELLLTKADAEAIMAAATLVLQQRAQQLEYLQLNAQRMQQAADWLPQLQLRRCKQLETLALLNCQFAAANLHELYLPHYCSSAMFSHCQDMQDEQLLDFVRSSAQLTQLHLINCSQLTGQLLYDLYKLRASKLCELSPLCLHLRDCPNIEAEFQLNFLTQSVVQLSAAPLEQDQSTQQQQHMQFCFFTQPSVAAKSQTKL, from the exons atgagtCGTTATGCTGTTAATCGCGAAGCAAAGAAGTCGTTGGGCTGGAGCAGCATGCGCGTGGACAAGGATGCGCAGGATTTGATACGCGGTGTGCTTGACAAGTTGAGCCTGGAGGAGCAAGTGGAGGTGCGACGCAACAGCGAAGAGCTGCGCGAGACTTTGGTGAGTCTGTGGCGCGAGAATTGCAAGCACTTGGatttgcaggcgctgcagtcgcagctgctggATCAGTCGCTTAAGCAGTTTATGCGCCGCATGCGGCGACATTTTCGCAGCGTCAGTTTGCAAGGCGCgcagctgcaggagcagcTCAATTTGCTGGATCGCTGTGGCATTAAGGAGCTGCCGAATGTGCGACAATGTTGCATTgcctggagcagcagcaatcgagCGCTGAGCAATGTTACGCAATGGCCGCTGCATGCGCTGCCCAAGCTGCTGAGCCGACTGCGCAgtctggagctggagctgccgctgcaaGTGAAGTTTGTAGAGCAATTCACTGAGCTCAAGCATCTGACGCTGCATGCGAGTGTGAATGAGCATATACTTGGCTCTATATTCACTGGTTGCAAGTGCTTGACACGCTTGAAACTGCTGGGCGAGCAGTATGAGAGCATTGCAGGCATTGCAGACTGCAAGCAGCTGCGTCAGCTAACGCTGCCTGTGGCAAGTTTCAATGCGAGCAGCGCATTTGAAATACTCGAGCTGCCGCAGTTGCAAGctttggagctgctgctgaccaaaGCTGATGCTGAGGCTATAATGGCGGCTGCTACGCTGGTGTTGCAGCAACGCGCGCAGCAACTTGAGTACTTGCAACTGAATGCGCAGCGcatgcagcaggcagcagattggctgccacagctgcagctgcggcgctGCAAGCAGCTTGAAACGCTTGCGCTGCTCAATTGCCAATTCGCTGCTGCCAATCTGCATGAGCTGTACTTGCCACACTACTGCAGCTCGGCCATGTTCAGTCACTGCCAGGATATGCAGGACGAACAGCTGCTGGACTTTGTGCGCAGCAGCGCGCAGCTTACGCAGCTGCATCTAATCAACTGCAGTCAACTCACAGGTCAACTGCTCTACGATCTTTACAAGCTGCGCGCCAGCAAACTCTGCGAGCTGTCGCCGCTTTGCTTGCATCTACGCGATTGTCCCAACATTGAGGCAGAGTTCCAGCTTAAT ttctTGACGCAGTCGGTGGTGCAATTGTCGGCGGCGCCACTGGAGCAGGATCAgtcgacgcagcagcagcagcacatgcaGTTCTGCTTCTTCACACAGCCAAGCGTAGCTGCCAAGTCACAGACCAAGTTATAG